One Gloeothece verrucosa PCC 7822 DNA window includes the following coding sequences:
- a CDS encoding MvdD family ATP-grasp ribosomal peptide maturase: MTALILTFSNDNESIPLVMEAIEARGEKAFRFDTDRYPTEVLLDIYSGASEGGFITDGDKRLDLSEVTSVWYRRMRYGHKLPDSMDKQYREAAIQESRASVRGLIASLPGFHLDKISNVDRANNKQLQLQIARELGLVTPRTLTSNNPEAVKQFAAECQEQGIITKMLSSFAIYGDQGEEMVVFTTPITEDDLENMEGLCFCPMTFQENIPKALELRTTIVGHQVFTAAVNSQKLEGSTYDWRKEGKTLVKEWEPYKLPEDIEKKLLQLMASLGLNYGAIDIIVTPDGQHLFLEINPVGEFFWMEIYSPKYPISQAIAEILLTGKN, from the coding sequence ATGACCGCCTTAATCTTGACTTTTAGCAATGATAACGAAAGTATTCCTCTAGTGATGGAAGCCATTGAAGCTAGAGGAGAAAAAGCCTTTCGTTTTGATACCGACAGATATCCCACCGAAGTGCTACTTGATATCTACTCCGGTGCTTCAGAGGGAGGATTTATTACCGATGGCGACAAGCGGCTAGATTTGAGTGAAGTGACCTCGGTTTGGTATCGCCGCATGAGATACGGACACAAACTGCCCGACAGTATGGACAAGCAATATCGAGAAGCGGCAATTCAAGAAAGTCGCGCCTCTGTTAGGGGATTAATTGCCAGTCTGCCGGGATTTCATTTAGATAAAATCTCAAATGTGGACCGGGCTAATAATAAACAATTACAGTTACAAATAGCCCGAGAACTCGGTCTTGTCACTCCGCGCACCCTAACCTCAAACAATCCAGAGGCAGTCAAGCAATTTGCCGCCGAGTGTCAGGAGCAAGGTATTATTACAAAAATGCTTTCTTCCTTTGCTATCTATGGGGACCAGGGAGAAGAAATGGTAGTTTTTACCACTCCCATTACAGAGGATGACCTAGAAAATATGGAAGGACTGTGTTTTTGTCCGATGACCTTTCAGGAAAACATCCCCAAGGCGCTAGAGTTACGCACTACTATTGTCGGACATCAAGTATTTACCGCCGCCGTCAACTCCCAGAAATTGGAAGGATCGACTTATGATTGGCGCAAAGAGGGCAAAACTTTAGTTAAAGAGTGGGAACCCTACAAATTACCGGAAGATATTGAAAAAAAATTGCTCCAACTGATGGCTTCTTTGGGATTAAACTATGGGGCCATTGATATTATTGTCACCCCCGATGGTCAGCATTTATTCCTTGAGATTAACCCGGTTGGTGAGTTTTTCTGGATGGAAATCTATTCACCAAAATACCCCATTTCTCAAGCCATTGCTGAGATTCTGCTCACGGGGAAAAATTAG
- a CDS encoding MvdC family ATP-grasp ribosomal peptide maturase yields MPLSKDVVLLITHSGDYFTIDRVAEALASKGVQPFRFNTDQFPVAVQLTAQFDNSKSHYRLEIGTESITTEQVKAVWMRRIWEPDLKELDPQYQKACATESLATLEGFWDSLREAHWVDHLEKINAANNKQLQLRLASEVGLNIPRTLITNKAEAAREFFQQLEGKIVSKLLTHISRSMEYSSFYLYTNKVTEEDLLDAESLRYCPMVFQELIPKEQELRVAYVNGNVFAGALNSSVYNDKSVDWRRPGVNPGSWQHHQLPEELVSRLRNFMGRLGLLFGSFDFILTPSGEYVFLEVNPIGEWGMLEKDLDLPISKAIADTLIS; encoded by the coding sequence ATGCCTCTATCAAAAGACGTAGTTTTATTAATTACTCACAGTGGTGATTACTTCACAATAGATAGAGTGGCAGAAGCATTGGCCTCTAAAGGTGTGCAACCATTTCGCTTTAATACTGATCAATTTCCGGTAGCTGTACAATTAACAGCACAGTTTGACAACTCTAAAAGCCATTACAGACTAGAAATTGGGACAGAATCCATCACCACAGAACAGGTGAAAGCGGTTTGGATGCGGCGCATTTGGGAGCCAGACCTAAAAGAATTAGATCCCCAGTATCAAAAAGCCTGCGCTACAGAATCCCTGGCGACTTTAGAGGGTTTTTGGGATAGCCTGAGAGAGGCGCATTGGGTAGATCATTTAGAGAAAATCAATGCCGCCAACAATAAGCAGTTGCAACTGCGGTTAGCCTCTGAAGTGGGGCTGAACATTCCCCGAACCCTGATCACCAATAAGGCTGAGGCAGCACGGGAATTTTTTCAGCAATTGGAAGGAAAAATAGTTAGTAAGCTATTAACGCATATTTCCCGCAGTATGGAATACAGTTCTTTTTATCTTTACACCAATAAAGTGACAGAAGAAGACTTGCTCGATGCTGAGTCATTGCGCTATTGTCCAATGGTTTTTCAAGAGCTAATCCCCAAAGAGCAGGAATTGCGGGTAGCCTATGTCAATGGTAATGTATTTGCCGGGGCGCTCAATTCCTCAGTTTATAACGATAAGAGCGTTGATTGGCGGCGTCCGGGGGTTAATCCGGGTTCATGGCAACATCATCAACTCCCAGAAGAATTAGTCAGTCGTCTGAGAAACTTTATGGGGAGACTGGGGCTTTTATTTGGGTCTTTTGATTTTATTTTGACCCCATCAGGAGAATATGTCTTTTTAGAAGTTAACCCGATAGGAGAGTGGGGAATGCTGGAAAAAGACTTAGATTTACCCATTTCTAAAGCAATTGCAGATACTTTAATTTCGTGA
- a CDS encoding microviridin/marinostatin family tricyclic proteinase inhibitor, which yields MSNNAAALPITNAKPFFARFLATQEETPPTEKPAETPAPFPFPEFPPIFTLKFPSDWEDS from the coding sequence ATGTCTAATAACGCCGCAGCCTTACCTATCACAAACGCCAAGCCGTTTTTTGCTCGTTTTTTAGCAACACAAGAAGAAACACCGCCAACCGAAAAGCCAGCCGAAACGCCAGCACCCTTTCCTTTTCCTGAATTTCCTCCGATTTTTACTCTCAAGTTTCCTTCGGATTGGGAAGACTCATAA
- a CDS encoding microviridin/marinostatin family tricyclic proteinase inhibitor, producing the protein MSKNTGKAREIRAVVPFFARFLEEQAAHPANPLPFTLKYPSDWEDE; encoded by the coding sequence ATGTCTAAAAACACCGGAAAAGCCAGGGAAATAAGAGCCGTAGTTCCTTTCTTTGCTCGTTTTCTAGAAGAACAAGCGGCACATCCAGCTAATCCATTACCCTTTACTCTCAAGTATCCTTCCGATTGGGAAGATGAATAA
- a CDS encoding microviridin/marinostatin family tricyclic proteinase inhibitor: MSKNTGKQKEIKVVPFFARFLEEQAAQSETEALPPATLKYPSDWEEY; this comes from the coding sequence ATGTCTAAAAACACTGGAAAACAAAAAGAAATCAAAGTAGTACCCTTCTTTGCCCGTTTCTTAGAAGAACAAGCGGCTCAAAGCGAAACCGAAGCCCTTCCTCCTGCTACTCTCAAGTATCCTTCGGATTGGGAAGAATATTAA
- a CDS encoding microviridin/marinostatin family tricyclic proteinase inhibitor, producing MSKNTGKAKEIKAVPFFARFLEEQAAQNETAPYQNTLKYPSDWEEY from the coding sequence ATGTCTAAAAACACTGGAAAAGCCAAAGAAATCAAAGCAGTACCCTTCTTTGCCCGTTTCTTAGAAGAACAAGCGGCTCAAAACGAAACCGCACCGTATCAGAATACTCTCAAGTATCCTTCGGATTGGGAAGAATATTAA
- a CDS encoding microviridin/marinostatin family tricyclic proteinase inhibitor: MSKNTGKAKEIKAVPFFARFLEEQAAQNETAPYVTKKYPSDWEEY; the protein is encoded by the coding sequence ATGTCTAAAAACACAGGAAAAGCCAAAGAAATCAAAGCAGTACCCTTCTTTGCCCGTTTCTTAGAAGAACAAGCGGCTCAAAACGAAACCGCTCCTTACGTTACTAAAAAGTATCCTTCCGATTGGGAAGAATATTAA
- a CDS encoding microviridin/marinostatin family tricyclic proteinase inhibitor → MSKNTGKAKEIKAVPFFARFLEEQAAQNETAPYVTKKYPSDWEDY, encoded by the coding sequence ATGTCTAAAAACACAGGAAAAGCCAAAGAAATCAAAGCGGTTCCCTTCTTTGCCCGTTTCTTAGAAGAACAAGCGGCTCAAAACGAAACCGCTCCTTACGTTACTAAAAAGTATCCTTCCGATTGGGAAGATTATTAA
- a CDS encoding microviridin/marinostatin family tricyclic proteinase inhibitor, with protein sequence MSKNTGKAKEIKAVPFFARFLEEQAAQNETAPTVTRKYPSDWEDY encoded by the coding sequence ATGTCTAAAAACACTGGAAAAGCCAAAGAAATCAAAGCAGTACCCTTCTTTGCCCGTTTCTTAGAAGAACAAGCGGCTCAAAACGAAACCGCACCTACTGTCACTCGTAAGTATCCTTCCGATTGGGAAGATTATTAA
- a CDS encoding microviridin/marinostatin family tricyclic proteinase inhibitor, giving the protein MSKNTGKQKEIKAVPFFARFLEEQAAQNETAPYQNTLKYPSDWEDY; this is encoded by the coding sequence ATGTCTAAAAACACTGGCAAACAAAAAGAAATCAAAGCAGTACCCTTCTTTGCCCGTTTCTTAGAAGAACAAGCGGCTCAAAACGAAACCGCACCGTATCAGAATACTCTCAAGTATCCTTCCGATTGGGAAGATTATTAA
- a CDS encoding microviridin/marinostatin family tricyclic proteinase inhibitor, giving the protein MSKNTGKQKEIKAVPFFARFLEEQAAQNETAPYQNTLKYPSDWEDY; this is encoded by the coding sequence ATGTCTAAAAACACCGGCAAGCAAAAAGAAATCAAAGCAGTACCCTTCTTTGCCCGTTTCTTAGAAGAACAAGCGGCTCAAAACGAAACCGCACCGTATCAGAATACTCTCAAGTATCCTTCCGATTGGGAAGATTATTAA
- a CDS encoding sulfite exporter TauE/SafE family protein: MYIYLPALLLSLLGLSSGLMAGLLGIGGGMVIVPGLFFIFQLMEIPMSILMHLAMGTSMCVMICTATASTWTHQLKGDIRWDFLGKILPGIFLGLVVGALVSQHLSTRLLETIFGIFLLFVALRILLKGKLKSQPQSKPPQLSFINLVGMVIGLKSGLLGIGGGAISIPFLMYCGLPMTQVAGTSASFSLPISIIGTFSLGLLAASGTDFPLTTGYIYWPAVLLIAPFTMFGATLGTKLSHTISSEKMRLIFACFLMAVSIRMLLP, from the coding sequence ATGTATATTTACTTACCTGCCTTGTTATTGAGTTTATTAGGATTATCCTCTGGCTTGATGGCCGGTTTGCTAGGAATAGGCGGCGGAATGGTTATTGTACCAGGCTTATTTTTTATTTTCCAATTGATGGAAATTCCTATGTCTATTTTGATGCACCTGGCAATGGGAACTTCCATGTGTGTGATGATTTGTACAGCAACTGCCTCTACTTGGACTCACCAATTAAAAGGTGATATTAGATGGGATTTTTTAGGGAAAATTCTGCCGGGTATTTTTCTAGGACTTGTGGTAGGAGCTTTGGTCAGTCAGCATTTGTCTACCCGTTTACTCGAGACGATTTTTGGGATTTTTTTATTATTTGTTGCTCTAAGAATTCTTTTAAAAGGTAAGCTGAAATCTCAGCCACAATCAAAACCTCCTCAACTGTCATTTATTAATTTAGTGGGTATGGTAATCGGATTAAAATCAGGATTGTTGGGTATTGGAGGAGGCGCTATTAGTATTCCTTTTTTAATGTACTGCGGTTTACCGATGACTCAAGTGGCAGGAACTTCAGCTTCATTCTCTTTACCGATTTCTATTATCGGGACTTTTTCTTTAGGTCTTTTGGCAGCCTCTGGGACAGATTTTCCGCTAACAACGGGTTATATATACTGGCCTGCTGTTTTGTTGATTGCTCCTTTTACTATGTTTGGTGCCACATTAGGAACTAAACTTTCTCATACTATCTCATCAGAAAAAATGCGGCTGATTTTTGCTTGCTTTCTTATGGCCGTCAGTATTAGAATGCTTCTTCCCTAA
- a CDS encoding 3-hydroxybutyrate dehydrogenase — protein MTRVALITGAASGIGRACAAKLAQVDIKVAIVDTQEDKGQQAAHQLQGYFIKADLTQPADCRRAVEKTVEQYGQLDILINNAGFQHIDPVADFPEETWDKMIALMLSAPFLLTKYAWSYLIKSGQGRIVNIGSVHSLTASPFKVGYVSAKHGLVGFTKVVALEGGEHGLTCNTICPAYVRTPLVEQQIIDQSRTLGISPEEVEEKVFGRKTVIKQQRLFEPEDVANYVAFLCSPEAWGITGATQVMDMAWTAH, from the coding sequence ATGACGAGAGTTGCTTTAATTACTGGTGCTGCTAGTGGAATTGGTCGCGCTTGTGCGGCTAAACTGGCTCAAGTCGATATCAAAGTGGCGATTGTGGATACTCAAGAAGATAAAGGGCAACAAGCCGCTCACCAGTTACAAGGATATTTTATTAAAGCCGATTTAACACAACCGGCTGATTGTCGCCGCGCTGTCGAAAAAACGGTAGAGCAATACGGACAACTGGATATTTTAATTAATAATGCGGGATTTCAACATATAGACCCTGTGGCTGATTTTCCTGAAGAGACTTGGGATAAAATGATTGCTCTGATGTTGAGTGCGCCTTTTTTATTAACTAAATATGCTTGGTCTTATTTGATTAAGTCAGGGCAGGGACGGATTGTTAATATTGGTAGTGTTCATAGTTTAACCGCCAGTCCGTTTAAGGTGGGTTATGTCAGTGCTAAACATGGTCTAGTGGGGTTTACTAAAGTGGTTGCTCTTGAGGGCGGTGAACATGGGTTAACTTGTAATACTATCTGTCCGGCTTATGTGCGAACTCCTTTAGTAGAACAGCAAATTATCGATCAATCTCGCACGTTAGGGATTTCACCCGAAGAAGTGGAAGAAAAAGTCTTTGGACGAAAAACGGTCATTAAACAGCAAAGGCTTTTTGAACCTGAAGATGTGGCCAATTATGTGGCTTTTTTATGTAGTCCCGAGGCTTGGGGAATTACCGGCGCTACCCAGGTGATGGATATGGCTTGGACCGCTCATTAA
- a CDS encoding dihydrolipoamide acetyltransferase family protein, which produces MIHDIFMPALSSTMTEGKIVSWVKSPGDKVAKGETVVVVESDKADMDVESFFDGYLAAIIVNAGEEAPVGAAIALVAETQEEIKEAQAKAAAAQGNSGATVSETPSAPEPAPEPVLAAAGGVSSAPSQSNGRLVASPRAKKLAKELGIDIKSLQGSGPFGRITGEDVERAAGKVSPPEPAPISKPAPSQVPVAIPTPSAQPVVPAVAAPAGAASGEVVGFNTLQKAVVQNMVASMQAPQFRVGYTITTDALDELYKKVKSKGVTMTALLAKAVAVTLQKHPVVNASYTDKGIQYHSSINIAVAVAMPGGGLITPVLQQADQTDLYSLSRQWKDLVERARLKQLQPEEYSSGTFTISNLGMFGVDRFDAILPVGQGSILAIGASRPQVVATAEGLLGVKRQMCVNITCDHRVIYGADAAAFLQDLAKLIETNPQSLTL; this is translated from the coding sequence ATGATCCACGATATATTTATGCCGGCTCTCAGTTCCACCATGACCGAAGGGAAAATCGTCTCTTGGGTAAAATCTCCTGGAGACAAAGTGGCTAAAGGGGAAACAGTGGTCGTAGTGGAGTCGGACAAGGCCGACATGGACGTTGAATCATTCTTTGATGGCTATTTAGCGGCAATCATCGTTAATGCTGGAGAAGAAGCTCCCGTCGGTGCAGCCATCGCTCTTGTTGCTGAAACCCAAGAAGAAATCAAAGAGGCCCAAGCCAAAGCGGCTGCGGCTCAAGGAAATTCGGGAGCGACAGTCAGCGAAACCCCATCCGCCCCAGAACCGGCCCCTGAACCCGTTTTAGCCGCCGCCGGTGGAGTCTCTTCTGCCCCGAGTCAAAGCAATGGTCGTCTTGTGGCCTCTCCGAGAGCGAAAAAACTCGCGAAAGAGCTAGGTATTGACATCAAAAGTCTACAAGGCAGTGGGCCTTTTGGCAGAATTACCGGAGAAGATGTAGAACGGGCTGCCGGTAAAGTTTCTCCACCGGAGCCGGCTCCGATTTCCAAGCCAGCACCGAGCCAGGTTCCGGTGGCGATTCCCACCCCTTCTGCTCAACCGGTGGTGCCTGCGGTGGCGGCCCCGGCTGGTGCTGCAAGCGGCGAAGTAGTGGGCTTTAATACCCTACAAAAAGCCGTAGTACAGAACATGGTAGCCAGTATGCAGGCTCCTCAGTTCCGGGTAGGATACACCATTACTACTGATGCTCTCGATGAACTCTATAAAAAAGTTAAGAGCAAAGGGGTAACCATGACAGCTTTATTAGCTAAAGCGGTAGCGGTTACTTTACAAAAACATCCCGTTGTCAATGCGAGTTATACCGATAAAGGCATACAATACCACTCATCGATTAATATTGCCGTCGCAGTAGCGATGCCGGGTGGTGGGTTAATTACCCCTGTACTGCAACAAGCGGACCAAACAGATTTGTATTCTCTGTCTCGTCAGTGGAAAGATTTGGTAGAGCGTGCCCGACTCAAACAACTGCAACCCGAAGAATATAGTAGCGGCACTTTTACAATTTCTAATTTGGGAATGTTTGGCGTTGATCGTTTTGATGCTATCCTGCCGGTTGGACAAGGGTCGATCTTAGCCATCGGTGCTTCTCGTCCTCAAGTGGTTGCCACTGCTGAAGGGCTTTTAGGGGTTAAGCGTCAAATGTGCGTTAATATTACCTGTGATCACCGGGTGATTTATGGGGCTGATGCGGCGGCTTTCCTACAAGATTTGGCTAAGTTGATCGAAACTAATCCCCAATCTTTAACCCTTTAA
- a CDS encoding DUF29 domain-containing protein codes for MTSYDTDYYQWTQQQVDAMRRRELEEIDWLNLIEEIEGLGKSEKRKLESYLARLLDHLLKLSFWESEKLYNKSHWETEVANFRYEIEKILKENPSLANLVEPIWDEIYDKRLKILSRSFSIPNHPKISITTALDDEWFPSNLE; via the coding sequence ATGACATCATACGATACTGACTATTACCAATGGACACAGCAACAAGTTGATGCCATGCGGCGTAGAGAATTAGAGGAGATCGATTGGCTCAATTTGATTGAGGAGATAGAAGGCTTAGGTAAAAGCGAAAAGCGAAAACTAGAAAGTTATCTGGCCCGCCTTCTTGACCATCTGTTAAAATTATCTTTCTGGGAATCAGAAAAGCTCTACAATAAAAGCCATTGGGAAACTGAGGTGGCTAACTTTCGTTATGAGATTGAAAAGATTTTGAAAGAAAATCCCTCCTTAGCTAATCTTGTTGAGCCAATTTGGGATGAGATTTATGACAAACGCCTTAAAATTTTGTCTAGAAGTTTTTCTATCCCGAATCATCCGAAAATTTCTATTACCACTGCTCTCGATGATGAGTGGTTTCCTTCTAATCTTGAATAA
- a CDS encoding elongation factor G — translation MNQKAIENTRNVAIVGPYSSGKTTLLESLLFVTGATNRKGKVTEGNTVSDSSPEARDRQMSVEVSAAYTSYQDINLTFLDCPGSIEFVQETYNALVGAGSAIIVCEPVVDRVLTLAPLFKFLDDWEIPHLVFVNKMDRAANNFMEVLHALKEVSTRPLVPQQYPIRSNHDLIGYIDLISEQAYHYHPGSPADPVPLPDDLKDEEHLARQEMLETLAEFDDHLLEELLEDIEPPQDEILQDLKKELSADQIVPVFFGIADQDYGVRPLLEALLKEAPSPTETAHRRGLKTDVNGDTIVQVLKTCFTPQGGRLSLVRVWQGKLTDGMVLNGVRAGGLYRLMGQQQQPINEASVGDIVAIGRLEGIQTGDTLTNTNKQVNALPKAEKLKPVYALAIAPENRKDEVKLSSALSKLLEEDPSLYWEQHGDTREVILWGQGEIHLQVALDRLRRKYNLPMTTHAPQVPYKETIRAATKVHGRYKHQTGGHGAFGDVYLDIKPLSRGEGFQFHETIVGGVVPKQYIPGVETGVREYLVHGPLGFPVVDIDVTLTDGSYHTVDSSEQAFKQAARLAMTEGMPKCGPVLLEPILAITVSAPTEFTSKVLQLVTGRRGQILGYEGISGWKGWDQVTAYLPQAEMQNFIIELRSLTMGVGFFNWDFDHLQEVPDKLTETVLAASNGNGKH, via the coding sequence ATGAACCAAAAAGCCATAGAAAACACCCGTAATGTCGCCATCGTCGGTCCCTATTCGAGTGGGAAGACGACGCTGTTAGAAAGTTTATTGTTTGTTACTGGTGCGACGAACCGTAAAGGAAAGGTAACAGAAGGAAATACTGTCTCGGATAGTTCTCCAGAAGCCCGGGATCGACAAATGAGCGTAGAAGTTTCTGCGGCTTATACGAGTTATCAAGATATTAATCTGACTTTTCTCGACTGTCCGGGATCAATAGAATTTGTTCAAGAAACTTACAATGCTTTAGTCGGTGCAGGGTCTGCCATTATCGTCTGTGAACCGGTGGTAGATCGGGTGTTAACCCTTGCGCCTCTGTTCAAATTTTTAGACGACTGGGAAATTCCTCACCTGGTTTTTGTCAACAAGATGGACCGGGCCGCCAATAACTTTATGGAAGTTCTGCACGCCTTAAAAGAGGTGTCTACCCGTCCGCTTGTTCCTCAACAATATCCCATTCGCTCCAATCATGACCTGATCGGTTACATTGATCTGATCAGCGAGCAAGCTTATCATTATCATCCAGGCAGCCCGGCCGATCCGGTTCCTCTACCCGATGACCTTAAAGACGAGGAACATCTAGCCCGGCAAGAAATGTTAGAAACCCTAGCTGAGTTTGACGATCACCTACTTGAAGAACTTTTAGAAGATATCGAACCCCCCCAAGATGAAATTCTCCAAGACTTAAAGAAAGAACTTAGCGCGGATCAAATTGTACCAGTTTTCTTCGGCATAGCCGATCAAGATTATGGGGTTCGTCCCTTACTAGAAGCCCTCTTAAAAGAAGCCCCTTCTCCCACCGAAACCGCCCATCGTCGGGGACTAAAAACCGATGTCAATGGGGATACCATCGTACAAGTGCTAAAAACCTGCTTTACCCCTCAAGGCGGGCGGCTTTCGCTGGTACGGGTTTGGCAAGGAAAATTAACCGATGGAATGGTGCTTAATGGAGTGCGGGCGGGTGGCCTTTATCGCCTGATGGGGCAACAACAACAGCCCATTAACGAGGCTTCTGTCGGGGATATTGTGGCCATTGGGCGCTTAGAAGGCATTCAAACCGGTGATACTCTAACCAACACCAATAAACAAGTTAATGCTTTACCAAAAGCCGAAAAGCTAAAACCCGTCTATGCTTTGGCCATCGCCCCAGAAAACCGCAAAGATGAAGTAAAACTTAGTAGCGCCCTGAGTAAGTTGTTAGAAGAAGACCCCTCTTTATACTGGGAACAACACGGTGATACCCGAGAAGTGATTCTGTGGGGACAAGGAGAAATTCATCTGCAAGTGGCTTTAGACCGGCTGCGTCGCAAGTATAACTTACCGATGACCACTCATGCGCCACAAGTTCCCTATAAAGAAACCATTCGCGCTGCAACAAAAGTTCACGGACGCTATAAACATCAAACCGGCGGACATGGGGCTTTTGGGGATGTTTATTTAGACATTAAACCTCTGTCAAGGGGAGAAGGTTTTCAATTTCATGAAACCATTGTCGGCGGTGTGGTGCCTAAACAATATATTCCAGGCGTAGAAACCGGTGTGCGGGAATATTTAGTACATGGTCCTTTAGGGTTCCCTGTGGTAGATATCGATGTGACGCTGACCGATGGTTCTTACCACACGGTTGATAGTTCTGAACAAGCGTTTAAACAAGCCGCCCGACTGGCTATGACTGAGGGAATGCCTAAATGTGGCCCTGTGCTGTTAGAACCCATTTTAGCGATCACGGTATCGGCTCCTACTGAGTTTACCTCGAAAGTGTTGCAATTAGTCACCGGACGACGAGGACAAATTCTCGGTTATGAAGGGATATCCGGTTGGAAAGGTTGGGACCAGGTGACGGCTTATTTACCTCAAGCAGAAATGCAAAACTTTATTATTGAGTTGCGTTCCCTGACGATGGGGGTCGGCTTCTTTAATTGGGATTTTGACCATTTACAAGAAGTGCCGGATAAGTTAACTGAAACTGTCCTGGCGGCGAGTAATGGCAATGGGAAACATTAA
- a CDS encoding thioredoxin family protein, with the protein MKTETSFNSQDWPTLLANSELPILLVFFTPYCGPSRLMNSLVEQVSNQMKNPLEIILVDSEKYSELANFYHIHALPTLLLFKHGQLVTRIESESPQKIISAELLIEQLRGLI; encoded by the coding sequence ATGAAAACTGAAACCTCTTTTAATTCTCAAGATTGGCCCACCTTGCTCGCCAACTCGGAGTTGCCAATTTTGCTAGTTTTTTTTACCCCTTATTGCGGGCCTTCTAGACTGATGAATTCTCTGGTGGAGCAAGTCAGTAACCAAATGAAAAACCCGTTAGAAATTATTCTAGTTGATAGTGAAAAATACTCAGAGTTAGCGAATTTTTATCACATTCATGCCTTGCCGACTTTGTTATTGTTTAAACATGGTCAACTTGTAACTAGAATTGAATCCGAGTCACCTCAAAAAATTATATCAGCAGAACTTTTAATCGAACAGTTGCGAGGGTTGATTTAA